A genomic region of Dethiosulfovibrio faecalis contains the following coding sequences:
- a CDS encoding TRAP transporter small permease — MFKTLLKHFEEIIGASCLGVMVTIAFLNVCTRYFFKYSMAFTEELTLYLFVWVVMMGASIAFREGTNMAVSFFYDRFGSKFKRVFSILAALLSLAFFLTLMYFGIIEVMDEMEMNAMTEAIQIPIWWFTGAMPVASMFIMYRIVVHTADELQSKAKDF; from the coding sequence GTGTTTAAGACTTTGCTGAAACATTTTGAGGAGATCATTGGGGCTTCTTGTCTAGGCGTCATGGTTACCATCGCTTTTTTGAACGTTTGTACTAGGTATTTCTTTAAGTATTCCATGGCCTTTACCGAAGAATTGACGCTCTATCTCTTTGTCTGGGTTGTGATGATGGGGGCCTCTATAGCCTTCAGAGAAGGGACCAATATGGCGGTTTCATTTTTCTACGACAGATTTGGATCCAAGTTCAAAAGAGTTTTCTCGATCTTGGCGGCGCTGCTCTCTCTGGCTTTTTTTCTGACTTTGATGTATTTCGGCATAATAGAAGTTATGGACGAGATGGAAATGAATGCCATGACAGAGGCGATACAAATCCCCATTTGGTGGTTTACTGGAGCAATGCCGGTAGCTTCGATGTTCATAATGTACAGGATTGTCGTGCATACTGCGGATGAACTTCAATCGAAAGCCAAAGACTTTTAG
- a CDS encoding DctP family TRAP transporter solute-binding subunit yields MKYRLRVAVCVFMVSLFALCSERSEAGLKNEYKMSVNISETTPQGIAVARFVDLVKERTDGRINIKIYWNGQLFSGRATNELLLMKKNIGDFSLSSFINWAPQYPAGNIFLLPWFISSMPDKYKALDALESGKAGNMIENDIAEKFGLKVLAWGEQGSRELSNNTRRIKTPEDMKDVKFRVVGSPLFIEIFKALGANPMNISWGEALTALQQHIVDGQENPYSVYLPNKIYEFQKYLTEWGYTMDPLIYVVNRRIWQSFPEDIQKIISEAALECGRYNKALSRLGLDDGDAARWLKEHDLYPTGLQATDPRKFVENNGVEVTVLSPNEIKAFREKVEPVYDEWVGKVGSELVEAAQNDMNKVQY; encoded by the coding sequence ATGAAATACCGTCTCAGAGTCGCAGTTTGCGTCTTTATGGTTAGTCTCTTTGCATTATGCTCGGAACGTTCTGAAGCTGGATTAAAAAACGAGTATAAAATGAGCGTCAATATTAGCGAGACCACACCGCAGGGGATAGCGGTAGCTCGCTTCGTCGACTTGGTCAAGGAACGTACTGATGGCAGGATAAATATAAAAATATACTGGAACGGACAGTTGTTTTCCGGAAGGGCTACCAACGAACTTTTATTGATGAAGAAAAATATAGGTGACTTTTCTCTGTCCTCTTTTATCAACTGGGCACCTCAGTATCCTGCCGGAAACATATTTCTTCTACCTTGGTTCATCTCCAGCATGCCCGATAAATACAAAGCTCTTGATGCCTTGGAGTCCGGAAAAGCTGGAAATATGATAGAAAATGATATCGCCGAAAAATTCGGTCTTAAGGTCCTGGCCTGGGGTGAGCAGGGATCGAGGGAGCTTTCCAACAATACAAGACGAATAAAGACCCCGGAGGATATGAAAGATGTCAAGTTTCGTGTCGTAGGGAGCCCTCTTTTTATAGAAATTTTCAAGGCTCTTGGGGCCAATCCAATGAACATCAGCTGGGGCGAAGCTCTTACCGCTTTGCAGCAACACATAGTCGACGGTCAGGAAAATCCTTACTCCGTATATCTCCCCAATAAGATATACGAATTCCAGAAATATCTGACCGAATGGGGCTACACTATGGATCCGTTGATTTACGTAGTTAATCGACGGATATGGCAAAGCTTCCCGGAGGACATTCAAAAGATTATATCTGAAGCTGCTTTGGAGTGTGGTAGATACAATAAAGCTCTTTCGAGGCTCGGTCTGGATGATGGAGATGCCGCTCGATGGCTCAAGGAGCACGACTTATATCCAACCGGATTGCAGGCCACGGATCCCAGAAAGTTTGTCGAAAATAATGGAGTGGAAGTGACCGTGCTTTCGCCGAACGAAATAAAGGCTTTTAGAGAGAAGGTCGAGCCTGTATACGACGAATGGGTCGGTAAGGTCGGTAGCGAACTGGTGGAGGCGGCACAGAACGACATGAACAAAGTCCAATACTGA
- a CDS encoding carbon-nitrogen hydrolase family protein: MLRIGDDRMASINMALLQLDTQDDKTANLNKIARMIDRAAEKGANFVAMPEMANYIGIGNGPYENAEDIPGGVTIDLFREKAEKHRIWIHGGSIGERIKDEKRVYNTTVVIDPSGEIVARYRKIHLYDVDVKDGVSFRESDSIKPGNDVVNFKSEFGIMGLAICYDIRFPELFRSLALKGAKLIFNPAEFNLFTGKDHWETLIRTRAIENVCYMVAPGQFGLKKTFHTYGRSMVVDPWGNVIAMAGDREGIVMTEIDMDYVDRMREEIPCLKNRRPDAYDLDVK; this comes from the coding sequence CGATAAGACCGCTAACCTCAATAAGATAGCTCGGATGATCGATCGAGCGGCGGAAAAGGGGGCCAATTTCGTTGCCATGCCTGAGATGGCAAACTACATAGGTATTGGAAATGGTCCTTACGAAAACGCGGAAGACATACCTGGCGGAGTAACTATTGATCTTTTCCGTGAAAAAGCCGAAAAACACAGGATCTGGATACATGGCGGAAGTATAGGCGAGAGAATAAAAGATGAAAAAAGAGTATACAACACGACGGTCGTGATTGATCCCTCTGGGGAGATTGTAGCCAGATACAGAAAAATACATCTTTACGACGTAGATGTGAAGGACGGCGTCTCTTTCAGGGAGTCCGATTCTATAAAACCAGGAAATGACGTGGTGAATTTTAAGAGCGAATTCGGAATCATGGGTTTAGCTATTTGCTACGATATTCGTTTCCCGGAATTATTCAGGAGTCTGGCGTTGAAGGGAGCCAAGCTGATATTCAATCCCGCTGAGTTCAACCTTTTCACGGGCAAGGATCATTGGGAGACTCTCATCAGGACAAGAGCAATAGAAAATGTATGTTACATGGTCGCTCCGGGTCAGTTCGGTCTGAAAAAGACATTCCATACGTACGGTCGTTCGATGGTGGTGGATCCTTGGGGTAACGTGATAGCCATGGCCGGAGACAGGGAAGGCATCGTAATGACGGAGATAGACATGGATTACGTTGATCGTATGAGGGAAGAAATTCCATGTCTTAAAAATCGCAGACCGGATGCCTATGATTTGGATGTCAAATAA